The Brevibacillus brevis genome contains a region encoding:
- a CDS encoding DUF2804 domain-containing protein encodes MPLIEKELTQPLSLCDQDGRLLPESIGWSRYPLHDCQFSGHWLRRKKWNFWFITAPECAMSIAMVNLDYAGIVFVHFIDLTTGETADSAVTVPFGAGIRLGATVDEPCHFASRKLSVSFQPEASGTSVEATAICPGDKPLSLEIVIDPPFESLNVVIPWSAQRFQFTSKQTARPVHGTIAYNGKTYLLDRQNAFASLDFGRGVWPYHTRWNWTTCSFRHADGVAGFNFGRGWTDGTGMTENGFMIDGVLYKLSEQIRFSYDPDNRMLPWTLASEESSAVRLTFTPLFARTEHKNFALVRTTLHQVIGRYDGTLSTPDGKTIAVQSKIGICEEQNARW; translated from the coding sequence ATGCCGCTTATCGAAAAAGAATTAACGCAGCCTCTTTCATTATGTGACCAAGATGGCCGCTTGCTTCCAGAATCAATTGGCTGGTCCCGCTACCCACTGCATGACTGCCAATTTAGCGGACATTGGCTTCGCCGGAAAAAATGGAATTTTTGGTTTATCACCGCGCCTGAATGTGCGATGTCGATTGCGATGGTCAATCTGGATTACGCTGGCATTGTCTTTGTCCATTTTATTGATCTGACGACAGGGGAGACCGCGGACAGTGCCGTTACGGTTCCTTTTGGTGCAGGGATTCGGCTTGGTGCCACCGTAGATGAACCTTGCCATTTTGCGAGTCGCAAGCTCTCGGTCTCCTTTCAGCCAGAAGCCAGTGGAACAAGTGTAGAAGCGACTGCCATTTGTCCCGGCGATAAGCCTCTCTCGCTCGAAATCGTGATTGATCCGCCATTCGAGTCCTTAAATGTCGTGATTCCGTGGAGTGCGCAGCGATTTCAGTTCACCTCGAAGCAAACGGCCCGACCTGTGCACGGCACCATTGCCTATAACGGGAAAACCTATTTGCTCGATCGGCAGAATGCCTTTGCCAGTCTGGATTTTGGTCGTGGCGTTTGGCCGTATCACACGCGCTGGAACTGGACGACCTGCTCTTTCCGTCACGCGGATGGGGTCGCAGGCTTTAACTTTGGCAGAGGCTGGACGGACGGAACGGGTATGACGGAAAATGGCTTCATGATCGATGGTGTCCTCTACAAGCTGAGTGAACAAATTCGTTTTTCCTACGATCCTGACAACCGGATGCTCCCGTGGACGCTTGCGAGTGAAGAATCGTCTGCCGTACGTCTTACCTTTACACCGCTCTTTGCTCGAACCGAGCACAAAAATTTTGCGTTGGTGCGGACCACTCTCCATCAAGTAATCGGCCGATATGACGGGACACTCTCAACACCTGATGGAAAAACGATTGCGGTGCAAAGCAAGATCGGAATCTGTGAAGAACAAAATGCCCGCTGGTAA
- a CDS encoding HD-GYP domain-containing protein, protein MRLKSIQKCQPGDKLARSIYTENGTILVGAGVELTQRMIDRLKIKNVNSLYIQDKRTDDIIVETVISENTRRQAMSMIHDTFRTVHQVPDKWQQLFSDKGLGRKLRDVMQIVADELNNSDSAMNLLADACAFDNYIFTHSFNVALYSTALAINTGCSEKDVLEISIGGMLHDIGKVHIPDNILKKPGRLTQEEFEIMKRHTEIGFEMLRRQDDIPLLAAHCAFQHHERWDGSGYPRHLKKEEIHPFGRLMAVADVFDALTSHRVYRRGMLPHEAMEVLYSGSGKLFDHVYVEALRNTIALYPVGLTVTLNNGLSGVVVDSNKGMPSRPIVRVLVDEEGRDIEHPYECDLSKMLTLMIIACGDLV, encoded by the coding sequence ATGCGACTGAAATCCATTCAAAAATGCCAGCCGGGTGATAAACTGGCTCGTTCCATCTATACAGAGAATGGAACGATTCTCGTTGGGGCCGGAGTAGAACTAACCCAACGAATGATAGATCGACTCAAAATCAAAAACGTGAACAGTCTCTACATCCAAGACAAGCGTACCGATGATATCATCGTGGAGACAGTCATTTCCGAAAATACTCGCAGACAAGCAATGTCCATGATTCATGATACATTCCGAACCGTTCATCAAGTCCCGGACAAATGGCAGCAGCTTTTTTCGGACAAGGGTTTGGGACGTAAGCTGCGAGATGTCATGCAGATCGTTGCGGATGAACTGAACAACAGTGATTCAGCCATGAATTTATTGGCAGATGCTTGTGCCTTCGACAATTACATATTCACGCACTCATTTAACGTTGCCTTGTATAGCACAGCTCTCGCCATAAATACCGGCTGTTCGGAAAAAGATGTGTTGGAGATTAGTATTGGCGGTATGCTCCACGACATCGGAAAAGTGCATATCCCAGACAACATTTTGAAAAAGCCAGGCCGTCTTACGCAAGAAGAATTTGAAATCATGAAAAGACATACGGAGATCGGTTTTGAAATGCTTCGTCGACAAGACGACATCCCGTTGCTTGCAGCCCATTGCGCTTTCCAGCATCACGAGCGCTGGGATGGCTCCGGATATCCTCGGCACCTGAAAAAAGAAGAGATTCATCCGTTTGGTCGCTTGATGGCAGTGGCTGATGTATTCGATGCCCTGACATCGCATCGGGTATACCGTCGCGGAATGCTTCCTCACGAAGCGATGGAGGTGCTCTACTCCGGTTCAGGCAAACTGTTTGACCATGTGTATGTAGAGGCTTTGCGAAATACGATTGCACTCTACCCTGTTGGTCTGACCGTCACTCTGAACAATGGGCTGTCTGGTGTCGTGGTCGACTCGAACAAAGGAATGCCGAGCCGCCCGATCGTCAGAGTTCTGGTGGATGAAGAAGGTAGGGATATCGAGCATCCTTATGAGTGTGACTTGTCCAAAATGCTGACGCTTATGATCATCGCCTGTGGTGATTTGGTATAA
- the corA gene encoding magnesium/cobalt transporter CorA translates to MKIRLVQNGIITEIEDIEEAATPPVNGFYWIHAAPFDLDILQPLFGLHHLAIEDCIDEEEQRPKLQNYDDHYFMVINGITFHNHDIFLREINIFLGSSTIITVTKQEAPEFATMLSIIREKEVNRPDAFLYYLVDQIVDRYFDVTEKIEDLLEDLEEQILMHTKKSHLDQIIGLRSEILYARKMLVPQRDLIDALHKKELPLIQPYLRKYFGDIVEDASKIVESFEAFRDLIGNLREAYQAALAGRANDIMRVFTALTTIFMPLTIVTGIYGMNFDVMPELRSPYGYYIVLGCMAAIGTTMFFIFKKKDWL, encoded by the coding sequence ATGAAGATCAGACTGGTACAAAACGGAATCATCACTGAGATAGAAGACATCGAAGAGGCTGCTACTCCACCTGTGAACGGGTTTTACTGGATTCATGCCGCGCCATTCGATTTGGATATTTTACAGCCGCTGTTCGGACTGCATCATCTGGCTATCGAGGACTGTATCGACGAGGAAGAACAGCGGCCCAAGCTGCAAAATTACGATGATCATTACTTTATGGTCATCAATGGCATTACCTTCCACAATCATGATATCTTCTTGCGCGAAATCAATATTTTTTTGGGCAGCAGCACCATCATCACTGTAACAAAGCAGGAGGCCCCCGAATTCGCTACCATGCTGTCGATCATCCGGGAAAAAGAGGTCAATCGCCCCGACGCGTTTCTGTACTACTTGGTAGATCAAATTGTTGATCGTTATTTTGATGTGACCGAAAAAATTGAAGACCTGCTCGAAGATCTGGAAGAACAAATTTTGATGCACACGAAAAAATCCCATCTGGATCAAATTATCGGGCTGCGCAGTGAAATCTTGTACGCCCGTAAAATGCTTGTTCCCCAGCGGGATTTGATTGACGCCCTACATAAAAAAGAACTCCCGCTCATTCAGCCTTATCTGCGGAAGTACTTTGGCGATATTGTAGAGGATGCCAGCAAAATTGTAGAGAGCTTTGAAGCGTTTCGCGACCTCATCGGAAACTTGCGCGAAGCGTATCAAGCGGCGCTTGCCGGCAGAGCCAACGATATTATGCGTGTCTTTACCGCCTTGACGACGATTTTTATGCCGTTGACGATTGTGACCGGCATTTACGGGATGAACTTTGATGTGATGCCTGAGCTGCGTTCACCCTACGGCTACTACATCGTGCTGGGATGTATGGCGGCTATCGGCACGACGATGTTTTTCATTTTCAAAAAGAAGGACTGGCTCTGA
- a CDS encoding globin-coupled sensor protein, with amino-acid sequence MSTCPFSTFFGLKGKGKSESFFQGVKEKGEVQIVGKNTLTKQLAMINLTEEDLTIVKALQPLIIQNIDAIVDYFYASIEKEPLLMKIVNQNSTIERLKLTLNRHISEMFCGRIDSAYIEQRSRIAVIHMRIGLEPKWYLSAFQNIQVSLIDLLHKNIADKDEFVQALTVVTKILNIEQQIVLEEYENEHEKARRAEQDKKDELRILLTNSAHELAAVSEENSASVVQLTEQSREVLRFAENGTGFSTKAQDLSREGKEKLEKQQEQMCLIQSSVKQISEEMNAMEENAEKIQGIVEVVTAIAEQTNLLALNAAIEAARAGEQGRGFAVVADEVRKLAEQTKKSVFGVRELIEKTNQQTVVLSSVVVEIQALVQSSTAVVNETNAFFEGIMSAVSDSKEQSSRIQRELENFFKVMEDMNQAVAQVASSADELSEITENL; translated from the coding sequence ATGAGCACATGTCCGTTTTCCACCTTTTTTGGTTTGAAAGGGAAAGGAAAAAGTGAATCTTTTTTTCAGGGGGTGAAGGAAAAGGGGGAAGTGCAAATTGTAGGGAAAAACACCCTCACGAAGCAACTAGCAATGATCAACCTGACCGAAGAAGACCTGACCATTGTGAAAGCACTTCAGCCACTTATCATTCAAAATATTGACGCTATTGTCGACTATTTTTATGCCAGTATTGAGAAAGAACCGCTTTTAATGAAGATTGTCAACCAAAACAGCACGATTGAACGGTTGAAATTAACGCTGAACCGCCATATCTCCGAAATGTTTTGCGGACGCATCGACAGTGCTTACATAGAACAGCGCAGTAGAATTGCGGTTATTCATATGAGAATTGGCTTGGAACCAAAATGGTACTTGAGTGCGTTCCAAAACATACAGGTTTCCTTGATAGATCTCTTGCATAAAAACATCGCGGACAAGGACGAATTCGTACAAGCCCTCACGGTTGTCACGAAGATTCTCAACATCGAACAGCAAATTGTGCTGGAGGAATACGAAAACGAGCATGAAAAGGCGCGGCGAGCGGAACAAGACAAAAAGGACGAGCTGCGAATCCTCCTGACCAATTCTGCGCATGAGCTGGCAGCGGTCTCAGAAGAAAACAGCGCGTCTGTTGTGCAATTGACAGAACAGTCGAGAGAAGTGCTTCGTTTTGCTGAAAATGGCACGGGCTTTTCCACGAAAGCACAAGACCTGTCCCGTGAAGGCAAAGAAAAGCTGGAAAAACAACAGGAACAAATGTGTTTGATTCAGAGCAGCGTCAAGCAAATCTCGGAAGAAATGAACGCGATGGAGGAAAACGCAGAAAAGATCCAAGGCATTGTAGAGGTCGTGACGGCAATTGCTGAGCAGACAAATCTCTTGGCGTTAAATGCTGCGATTGAAGCAGCACGTGCTGGCGAACAGGGACGCGGATTTGCTGTCGTAGCCGATGAGGTACGCAAGCTGGCAGAACAGACCAAAAAGTCAGTTTTCGGTGTGCGTGAGCTGATCGAGAAGACGAACCAACAGACAGTGGTCCTCTCGTCTGTCGTTGTAGAAATTCAGGCGCTGGTCCAATCAAGCACGGCGGTAGTAAACGAGACGAATGCCTTTTTTGAAGGAATCATGAGCGCTGTCTCTGACAGTAAAGAACAGAGCTCACGAATTCAGCGTGAGCTGGAAAACTTCTTCAAAGTCATGGAGGATATGAACCAAGCGGTGGCACAGGTAGCCAGCTCTGCGGATGAGCTATCGGAAATAACAGAAAACCTGTAA
- a CDS encoding cysteine dioxygenase: MNLARLEQAFGSLVSPTPAQLRHALISLSPCMEQLRPYIPEPLNLPYGRKVLFSTPHVEVVLIHLPTDQESIPHNHGDSFGWELVVSGTLTNMIYVQTNNENEVQRAQTTHVSTGEYYFVEPGEIHAIRNNGQSPVISVNVYSPPLRNCRQYCPFEPTT, translated from the coding sequence ATGAATCTGGCACGTCTGGAACAAGCATTTGGCTCCCTCGTTTCGCCTACTCCTGCCCAGCTTAGACACGCTCTCATTTCCCTGTCTCCTTGCATGGAACAACTCCGTCCATACATCCCGGAGCCGCTAAACCTACCCTATGGACGCAAAGTATTATTCTCCACGCCACATGTAGAGGTTGTCTTGATCCATCTGCCGACAGATCAGGAATCCATCCCCCATAATCACGGTGACTCTTTTGGATGGGAATTGGTAGTTTCAGGCACGCTAACGAATATGATTTATGTCCAAACGAATAATGAAAATGAAGTACAACGAGCACAAACAACACATGTCAGCACGGGTGAATACTATTTTGTAGAGCCTGGGGAAATTCACGCCATTCGCAACAATGGGCAAAGTCCTGTTATTTCCGTAAACGTTTACAGTCCTCCATTGCGTAATTGCCGCCAATATTGTCCCTTTGAACCGACAACTTAA
- a CDS encoding MFS transporter — MNKKWYLYVNALSSLGSRMNLIACSALIFTFEHSAYWMTAFFVARQLGGMLFSPLAGILADRMDRRRTMIASDLGAGLAILAIAIYPTPYVLIAAAFLNGMLYTLFHISFQASLPQIFGSEQLVQVNGLKVRLESLVGIMGFMLGGWLTDHYGYTIVIALDAASFLFSAWILTRLRWEEKGMTALATSSDAGIRGKAASGFRVTLRYLRETPVLLTISLLAFLVSLSTSAYNFGLPFLADQLRGSDATLHGLMWTAMSVGGLIGSYVAARLRVKLVNGMLVGYAVFSVGIAGAFAANHAVSVLLLLIFAGLFSGAAQVYESTLLQQAQNELRGKVMGVQGLLSRSGYFAGFLIAPFMTGAFTLFGMLVFAQLMFVAGLIGFSLYLVFSPKK, encoded by the coding sequence ATGAATAAGAAATGGTATTTGTATGTCAATGCGTTGTCATCCTTGGGATCACGGATGAATTTGATCGCGTGTAGCGCGTTGATTTTTACATTTGAACATAGTGCTTATTGGATGACCGCTTTTTTCGTTGCAAGACAGCTAGGGGGGATGCTGTTTAGTCCCCTGGCAGGCATATTGGCTGATCGAATGGACAGAAGGCGTACCATGATCGCAAGCGACTTGGGGGCCGGTCTTGCTATTTTGGCCATCGCTATTTATCCAACGCCGTATGTTTTAATCGCAGCGGCTTTTCTCAATGGAATGCTGTATACGCTGTTTCATATTAGCTTTCAGGCATCTTTGCCACAAATTTTTGGGAGTGAGCAACTGGTTCAGGTCAATGGATTAAAGGTCAGGCTGGAGTCATTGGTAGGGATCATGGGCTTCATGCTGGGAGGATGGCTGACAGATCACTACGGTTATACGATTGTGATCGCTCTGGATGCCGCCAGCTTTCTTTTCTCTGCATGGATTCTGACGAGACTTCGTTGGGAGGAGAAGGGAATGACTGCACTGGCTACGTCATCTGATGCGGGTATCAGAGGAAAAGCAGCGAGCGGCTTTCGTGTCACCCTTCGTTACTTGCGGGAAACACCTGTGCTTCTGACGATTAGCCTGTTAGCTTTTCTCGTATCGCTCAGCACGTCTGCGTATAATTTCGGGTTGCCTTTTTTGGCGGATCAGTTGCGTGGCAGTGATGCTACCTTGCACGGATTGATGTGGACGGCGATGAGCGTCGGAGGCTTGATTGGCTCCTATGTGGCAGCTCGCTTGCGGGTGAAGCTGGTGAATGGGATGCTCGTCGGTTATGCTGTTTTTTCCGTGGGGATTGCAGGGGCATTCGCGGCAAACCATGCTGTGTCTGTGCTATTGCTCTTGATTTTCGCGGGTCTGTTTTCCGGCGCAGCACAGGTTTATGAGAGCACACTCTTGCAACAAGCCCAAAATGAGCTGCGCGGCAAGGTGATGGGGGTGCAGGGGCTCTTGAGTCGAAGCGGGTACTTCGCTGGTTTTCTCATCGCTCCATTCATGACGGGTGCCTTCACTTTATTTGGGATGCTGGTCTTTGCCCAATTGATGTTTGTCGCAGGGCTGATCGGATTTAGTTTGTATCTTGTTTTTTCCCCAAAAAAATAG
- the yunB gene encoding sporulation protein YunB — protein sequence MSGLAVFRPRRRWRNPLSRTKAFLIALVIFFVLTIQTLVFLQNRLEPTLLILATQKAEQLAKEAITDAVTKRISQQGVDFNQIVKIEKNNEGQIQAYQFNFKEYARIVGETTARVQNKLQEFEQEKVDRTIPLGLATGNSFLASMGPNLPVTFVPIGSVKTKLETELKEAGINMVLATVYIFVEVDLRIVIPFATEEQTVTTKIPITHSLIIGDVPTYLYNNPEGKPDVPRAPGDTSTSTP from the coding sequence GTGTCGGGATTGGCCGTATTTCGACCCCGTCGGCGTTGGAGAAACCCGCTTTCACGTACGAAAGCGTTTTTGATCGCATTGGTTATCTTTTTTGTTTTGACGATACAGACACTTGTGTTTTTGCAAAATCGATTGGAGCCTACTCTCTTGATCCTGGCGACACAAAAAGCCGAGCAATTGGCGAAAGAAGCGATAACAGATGCCGTAACCAAGCGGATTTCGCAGCAAGGCGTCGACTTCAATCAGATTGTCAAAATTGAAAAGAACAACGAGGGGCAGATTCAAGCGTACCAGTTCAACTTCAAGGAATATGCGAGAATCGTGGGCGAAACAACAGCGAGAGTCCAAAACAAGCTCCAAGAGTTCGAGCAAGAAAAAGTAGACCGCACGATCCCGCTTGGTTTGGCTACGGGGAACTCCTTTTTGGCATCAATGGGGCCGAATTTGCCAGTGACTTTCGTGCCCATTGGCTCGGTTAAGACCAAGCTGGAGACAGAGCTGAAGGAAGCAGGCATCAATATGGTGCTGGCGACGGTATATATTTTTGTGGAGGTCGATCTGCGCATTGTTATCCCTTTTGCGACTGAGGAGCAGACGGTCACGACAAAAATCCCGATCACGCACTCCTTGATCATTGGCGATGTACCGACGTATTTGTACAACAACCCGGAAGGCAAGCCGGATGTGCCGCGTGCCCCTGGGGATACATCGACCAGCACTCCCTAA
- a CDS encoding ABC transporter substrate-binding protein, with protein sequence MKKQKKILFLSLLVAGTLLDWSSSQQKQDVDPYTIGIVIANEDRKDKVAGLKAGLQSLGLGEGARVQYVPVYLNTVPTLEEERSLVQDLISKKPDVIVTTGAHETFLIQQETTTVPIVFIGVASSVELPLVETEGTVTCGISNGQMNVIGKRLELTTRLLPDAKRILIIADSHAPTTEQAIVEAGSAASLLGVRLQVKQVASSKDLEQLLSRLSPGEYDAMLPLPSYVLEDAITDCLPLLIDKQLFVMGSYPEQVKAGLYAAYGVSFHAQGMQAAHMVARVLDGVPPTALSIEWPDDVRLAVNATSLSKLPITVTDQQWSLAQEWYGVKNK encoded by the coding sequence ATGAAGAAACAAAAGAAAATCCTCTTTCTCAGCTTGTTAGTGGCAGGAACTCTGCTCGATTGGTCCAGTAGTCAGCAGAAACAGGACGTAGATCCGTACACGATAGGAATTGTGATTGCCAATGAGGATAGAAAAGATAAAGTAGCGGGATTGAAGGCAGGATTGCAATCGCTAGGTCTCGGTGAAGGAGCACGTGTTCAGTATGTGCCTGTGTATTTGAATACGGTTCCGACTCTTGAAGAGGAGCGCTCCCTTGTCCAGGACTTGATTTCAAAAAAGCCTGATGTAATCGTAACGACAGGGGCGCACGAGACCTTTTTGATTCAACAGGAGACAACGACGGTTCCCATTGTTTTTATTGGTGTCGCCTCATCGGTAGAGCTGCCTCTTGTTGAGACCGAGGGAACGGTTACGTGTGGAATCAGCAATGGCCAAATGAATGTCATTGGGAAAAGATTGGAGCTGACAACTCGTTTGTTGCCCGATGCCAAGCGCATTCTGATCATTGCCGATTCTCATGCTCCTACGACAGAGCAAGCTATCGTAGAAGCAGGGTCAGCTGCTTCCTTGCTTGGCGTTCGCTTGCAGGTGAAGCAGGTTGCTTCCTCAAAAGACCTAGAACAATTGCTCAGTAGGCTCTCTCCAGGAGAATACGACGCCATGCTTCCTTTACCTAGCTATGTTCTGGAAGACGCGATTACCGATTGCTTGCCTCTTTTGATCGATAAGCAATTGTTTGTCATGGGCTCTTACCCAGAGCAGGTGAAGGCTGGCTTGTATGCCGCTTACGGCGTTTCCTTTCATGCACAAGGCATGCAGGCTGCTCATATGGTGGCTCGGGTGTTGGATGGAGTTCCTCCCACCGCTCTGTCAATCGAATGGCCCGATGACGTGCGTTTAGCTGTCAATGCCACTTCCCTGTCCAAGCTTCCGATTACCGTAACAGATCAACAGTGGTCACTGGCACAAGAATGGTATGGAGTGAAGAATAAATGA
- a CDS encoding ATP-binding protein: protein MRRSILPRINRLKTKMLLFGLCMSIIPFLILGYINLHTSKEKVREEVDRANQIYVENTLAQLDMLFLHTSQSMQVVQQRFLNERPSDDDAYFLLNTLLKTSPYMEEVALFNQDGESEYLLNRWKHQRLDIPREQDNQLLPTIQSGKPYIGSIVRSAEGKLLVTVAIPHVSAKGVKGGMYAKLNVKQLLEQVTLRARYENEAYLFVTDGKSGMFADPFMLGKPSDGSLTYYEQAVPPAWTLPNRTDKPVIRTYQASNGDSMVNYAMRSSVTHWVIMLEQSSQTAFAAFSKLEQSLLFTTLFIALIVLGISIVFSVSFSRLMEKIESAVQKIAGGDLSVRIPVTTSDEIGRLAASCNEMAQSLEMKTNQLLEEKKRLDLVVSGMGMGLILVDESFRIRWINQTASAWFQDAANLLGKDCHQTIGQQFSSCSSCMLRTRQMVNQKQTDLISSRVDQNGRARFYRHQVFPLHPEKESSAFLEVIEDITEKRELEAAIAQADKLAAIGLLASGIAHEINNPLGILSLYGQDLRDRLVDEDIRDLQDTGELTQYLDTMDKQINRCKEITTRLLHFSGKSPVTVEKVDIHQVLSDILILLSHEIRVKQVTVNQSLLASAPFLLATPGQLQQILLNLLTNALYATQERGNIEIATDSPSNDRIRLWIRDDGCGIPAADLPHVLEPFYTTKPPGKGTGLGLSVCYGIVTNLGGEIEIESTPNKGTTVTVILPSAKGE, encoded by the coding sequence ATGAGGAGGAGCATACTACCGCGCATCAATCGACTGAAGACAAAGATGCTCCTGTTTGGGCTATGCATGTCCATCATCCCTTTTCTGATTCTCGGTTATATCAATTTGCATACCAGTAAAGAAAAGGTTCGAGAAGAGGTAGACAGAGCTAATCAGATCTACGTGGAAAATACGTTGGCGCAATTAGATATGCTTTTTTTACATACTTCCCAATCCATGCAGGTGGTTCAGCAGCGTTTTCTCAATGAGCGCCCTAGCGATGATGATGCTTATTTTTTGTTGAATACGTTATTGAAAACCTCCCCTTATATGGAGGAGGTCGCGCTTTTTAATCAGGATGGAGAGTCGGAGTATTTGCTGAATCGCTGGAAACACCAAAGGCTGGACATACCCAGGGAGCAGGACAACCAACTTCTCCCCACCATTCAGTCGGGGAAACCATACATCGGAAGCATTGTCCGATCAGCGGAAGGGAAGCTGCTGGTGACGGTCGCAATCCCTCATGTATCTGCCAAAGGTGTAAAAGGCGGCATGTACGCAAAGCTCAATGTAAAACAGTTGCTCGAACAAGTCACACTGCGAGCTCGATATGAAAATGAGGCCTATTTGTTTGTCACAGATGGGAAAAGCGGCATGTTTGCAGATCCGTTTATGCTGGGCAAGCCTTCTGATGGCTCTTTGACCTATTATGAACAAGCGGTTCCTCCCGCCTGGACACTACCAAATCGAACGGATAAGCCTGTTATCCGTACGTATCAGGCTTCCAATGGAGATAGCATGGTCAACTATGCCATGCGCTCTTCTGTCACACATTGGGTCATTATGCTGGAACAGTCGAGTCAAACGGCGTTTGCTGCCTTTTCAAAATTGGAACAATCTCTGCTCTTTACGACCTTATTCATCGCACTCATCGTTCTGGGGATTAGCATTGTGTTTTCTGTCTCGTTTAGCCGATTAATGGAAAAGATCGAATCCGCTGTGCAAAAAATCGCAGGTGGTGACTTATCCGTACGTATTCCTGTGACGACTTCAGACGAAATTGGCAGGCTAGCAGCGTCCTGCAATGAAATGGCTCAAAGTCTGGAGATGAAGACCAATCAGCTTCTCGAAGAAAAAAAACGGCTTGATCTCGTCGTCAGTGGCATGGGGATGGGGTTGATTCTCGTAGATGAATCTTTTCGCATTCGCTGGATTAACCAAACAGCGTCGGCGTGGTTCCAGGATGCGGCTAATCTCCTGGGAAAAGACTGCCATCAGACGATTGGTCAGCAATTCAGTTCATGCAGTAGTTGCATGCTCCGAACGCGACAAATGGTAAACCAAAAGCAGACCGACCTTATTTCCTCCAGAGTTGATCAGAATGGGCGTGCCCGATTTTATCGACATCAGGTTTTCCCTCTGCATCCGGAGAAAGAGTCGTCTGCTTTTCTGGAGGTCATCGAGGACATCACGGAGAAACGAGAGCTGGAAGCCGCTATCGCACAAGCAGACAAGCTCGCTGCTATTGGACTTTTGGCGTCGGGCATCGCCCATGAAATCAATAATCCATTAGGCATTCTGTCGTTGTATGGACAAGACTTGCGAGACCGTTTAGTGGACGAGGATATTCGAGATTTACAGGACACAGGAGAGCTTACCCAATACTTGGACACGATGGACAAACAAATTAACCGTTGCAAGGAAATCACGACCCGATTGCTGCATTTTTCGGGAAAATCACCAGTTACCGTAGAAAAAGTAGATATTCATCAAGTCCTATCAGACATTCTCATTCTTCTGTCCCATGAAATACGTGTCAAACAGGTAACGGTTAACCAGTCTCTGTTGGCCTCTGCTCCGTTTCTTCTCGCTACGCCTGGACAGCTTCAGCAAATCTTGCTTAATCTGTTAACCAATGCGCTGTACGCGACCCAGGAGCGAGGAAATATTGAGATAGCAACGGATTCTCCTTCGAATGATCGAATCCGTCTATGGATCAGAGATGATGGATGCGGTATACCTGCAGCAGATTTGCCACATGTTTTGGAGCCCTTTTATACAACCAAGCCTCCTGGAAAAGGGACTGGTCTCGGGTTATCGGTCTGCTACGGGATTGTGACGAATTTAGGCGGAGAAATCGAGATCGAAAGTACGCCAAACAAAGGCACGACTGTTACGGTCATCCTGCCGTCGGCAAAGGGGGAATGA